Proteins co-encoded in one Setaria viridis chromosome 9, Setaria_viridis_v4.0, whole genome shotgun sequence genomic window:
- the LOC117840856 gene encoding uncharacterized protein isoform X2 has product MEGGGSTTRFYRGTTTTLATNPTSAANGAQKGDREAAVDAEIARVNKLPAHSSYAIHRMKVLNKLRHLLSIKRTTSQDEELELLFATLSI; this is encoded by the exons ATGGAAGGAGGAGGTAGCACCACGCGCTTCTAccgcggcaccaccaccactctcGCCACAAACCCCACTTCTGCTGCg AATGGGGCACAGAAAGGGGATAGGGAGGCTGCTGTTGATGCTGAGATAGCGCGGGTTAACAAGCTACCAGCCCATAGCTCCTATGCTATACACCGCATGAAGGTGCTAAACAAACTTCGCCATCTGTTGTCTATCAAG AGGACCACATCTCAAgatgaggagctcgaacttctTTTTGCAACCCTTTCAATCTGA
- the LOC117840856 gene encoding uncharacterized protein isoform X1 encodes MFYGSGPLLIASLLGIKKQGIVYDEWKDALLHPCEQNGAQKGDREAAVDAEIARVNKLPAHSSYAIHRMKVLNKLRHLLSIKRTTSQDEELELLFATLSI; translated from the exons ATGTTCTATGGCTCTGGGCCGCTTCTTATTGCATCCCTCTTGGGGATTAAGAAACAGGGAATCGTTTATGATGAATGGAAAGATGCACTGCTTCACCCCTG CGAGCAGAATGGGGCACAGAAAGGGGATAGGGAGGCTGCTGTTGATGCTGAGATAGCGCGGGTTAACAAGCTACCAGCCCATAGCTCCTATGCTATACACCGCATGAAGGTGCTAAACAAACTTCGCCATCTGTTGTCTATCAAG AGGACCACATCTCAAgatgaggagctcgaacttctTTTTGCAACCCTTTCAATCTGA